From Selenomonas sp. AB3002, one genomic window encodes:
- a CDS encoding response regulator: MEKVKVMVVDDSKVSRAMLERTLAKTNFEVVAMARDAAEAVKMYEEYNPAVVTMDMNLPDADGIECSRRIHALDPEAKIVMISAMKDASLVARGREVGISAFLQKPVSPNELLDTLMILCQNKAGKVAVLRESYAKPFMRALQQGLFSLIGVHSEVELELDDRRFLEVSGVAVIIGLTGYPSGRAIVYMEAETMRKFAMVMLEEEGAESVGDDEASESVEEAANIIVGRGVSNINDVFKDKEMRITPPGTICGVDIRIASPKLTTFRVVAKTRIGDIKMNIGFAEGE; the protein is encoded by the coding sequence GTGGAGAAAGTGAAAGTAATGGTCGTCGATGATTCCAAGGTCAGTCGGGCCATGCTGGAAAGAACCCTGGCCAAGACTAACTTTGAAGTGGTAGCGATGGCCAGAGATGCCGCGGAAGCGGTGAAGATGTACGAGGAATACAATCCAGCCGTGGTTACCATGGATATGAACCTACCGGACGCTGACGGCATCGAGTGCTCCAGGCGCATTCACGCCTTAGACCCTGAGGCCAAGATCGTCATGATCAGCGCCATGAAAGATGCCAGCCTGGTGGCCAGGGGACGTGAGGTAGGCATAAGCGCTTTCTTACAGAAGCCGGTAAGTCCCAACGAACTTTTGGATACGCTGATGATTCTCTGCCAGAACAAGGCAGGGAAGGTGGCAGTGCTTCGGGAATCTTACGCAAAACCATTTATGCGTGCCCTCCAGCAGGGACTCTTCAGCCTCATAGGAGTTCACAGCGAAGTGGAGCTTGAGCTGGACGATAGGCGCTTCCTGGAGGTTTCCGGGGTGGCAGTCATCATCGGCCTTACAGGCTATCCCAGCGGCAGGGCTATTGTCTATATGGAAGCAGAGACCATGAGGAAGTTCGCCATGGTCATGCTGGAAGAAGAGGGAGCGGAAAGCGTTGGCGATGATGAAGCCAGCGAATCTGTGGAGGAAGCAGCCAATATCATTGTGGGCAGAGGTGTTTCCAATATCAATGATGTATTCAAGGACAAGGAAATGCGCATCACACCGCCGGGCACCATCTGCGGTGTGGACATCCGCATAGCCAGTCCCAAGCTCACAACCTTCCGTGTGGTTGCCAAGACCCGTATTGGCGATATCAAGATGAATATTGGCTTTGCGGAAGGAGAATGA
- the rpoC gene encoding DNA-directed RNA polymerase subunit beta': MLDVNSFDSMRIGLASPDKIREWSHGEVKKPETINYRTLKPERDGLFCERIFGPTRDWECHCGKYKRIRYKGIVCDRCGVEVTRAKVRRERMGHIELAAPVSHIWYFKGIPSRMGLILDISPRALEKVLYFAYYIVLDAGETELAKKSLLSEKEYHDALDKYGRTFRVGMGAEAIKELLDELDLEKMSVQLRKEVRTTSGQKKIRAIRRLEVVEAFRKSGNKPSWMILDVVPVIPPELRPMVQLDGGRFATSDLNDLYRRVINRNNRLKRLLDLGAPDIIVRNEKRMLQEAVDALIDNGRRGRPVTGPGNRPLKSLSDMLKGKQGRFRQNLLGKRVDYSGRSVIVVGPELKLHQCGLPKEMALELFKPFVMKKLVASGAAHNIKSAKRMVERARPEVWDVLEDVIKEHPVLLNRAPTLHRLGIQAFEPVLTEGRALKLHPLACTAYNADFDGDQMAIHLPLSAEAQTEARILMLAANHILAPKDGKPIIVPTQDMVLGCYYLTILRPGAKGEGKVVTGIAEALLAYQQHELDLQAEIQARLGDKGLVKTSLGRMIFNEILPEELRQYHKDKETGQWILGEGMKKKQLGKLVANCYNHFGATKTAEVIDNVKNLGYHYACVAGMTVAISDVIVPPQKKTLIADTQKVVNKVERQFARGLITEDERYRKVVGLWSKTTDDVADAMMDNMDAFNPIFMMADSGARGNKQQMRQLAGMRGLMADPSGKIIDLPITANFREGLSVSDYFISSHGARKGLADTALRTADSGYLTRRLVDVAQDVIVREEDCDVSTLNLVQARARLSESTFDALEILNDSLMGRLLGADVLDPETKEVLLKRDTILSEEELTLIGEKEIREIMVRGSSLASEAAISNAMITEPITLGEPDEAARKKARETMIHEMNGKEITRDVLALDGSVVLPAGEHLTEEIFETIMASDAKELHVRDNNVRGIEVEAIMEGDGVIESLAERIVGRVLAEDIDDPETGERIASVNDSVDEDLAKRIEKVRKTVSIRSVLTCKSQFGVCMKCYGRDLANQSEVEIGEAVGIIAAQSIGEPGTQLTMRTFHSGGVAGDDITQGLPRVEELFEARKPKHHAIIAEIEGDAQVEDNGKGMRKVTIVPAEGEAREYAVPYGARMAAKQGMHMKPGDKITEGSVNPHDILRVCGLQATQRYLVYEVQKVYKSQGVEINDKHIEVMVRQMLHKVKIEESGTTDFLPGEYIDINSFETANTKAIEEGGEPAVAKPILLGITKASLATDSFLSAASFQETTRVLTDAAIKGKVDPLIGLKENVIIGKLIPAGTGMSRYRGLKVVDNDPKPEEAAEETDVTTA, encoded by the coding sequence TTGCTGGATGTAAATAGTTTTGATTCGATGCGCATAGGCCTTGCTTCCCCGGACAAGATCCGCGAGTGGTCACACGGAGAGGTCAAGAAGCCGGAGACCATCAACTACCGCACGCTGAAGCCCGAGCGCGATGGTCTGTTCTGCGAACGCATCTTTGGACCTACCCGTGACTGGGAGTGCCACTGCGGCAAGTACAAGCGCATCCGTTACAAGGGCATCGTCTGCGACCGCTGCGGCGTGGAGGTTACCCGCGCCAAGGTGCGCCGTGAGCGCATGGGCCATATTGAGCTGGCTGCTCCCGTGTCCCATATCTGGTACTTCAAGGGCATTCCCAGCCGCATGGGCCTTATCTTGGATATTTCCCCCCGTGCTCTGGAGAAAGTTCTCTACTTTGCCTACTATATCGTGCTGGATGCCGGTGAGACTGAGCTGGCCAAGAAGAGCCTGCTTTCCGAGAAGGAATACCACGATGCTCTCGACAAGTATGGCCGCACCTTCCGTGTGGGCATGGGCGCCGAGGCCATCAAGGAGCTTCTCGATGAGCTGGATCTGGAGAAGATGAGCGTGCAGCTCCGCAAGGAAGTGCGCACTACCTCTGGCCAGAAGAAAATCCGTGCCATCCGCCGTCTGGAAGTTGTTGAGGCTTTCCGCAAGTCCGGCAACAAACCCAGCTGGATGATCCTGGATGTGGTGCCGGTCATTCCTCCCGAGCTGCGCCCCATGGTGCAGCTGGATGGCGGCCGCTTTGCCACTTCTGACCTCAATGACCTTTACCGCCGCGTCATCAACCGTAACAACCGCCTGAAGCGTCTGCTGGATCTCGGTGCGCCGGATATCATTGTCCGCAACGAGAAGCGCATGCTGCAGGAGGCTGTGGATGCCCTGATCGACAACGGCCGCCGCGGTCGTCCTGTCACGGGTCCTGGCAACCGTCCCCTGAAGTCCCTCTCCGATATGCTGAAGGGCAAGCAGGGCCGCTTCCGTCAGAACCTCCTGGGCAAGCGCGTTGACTATTCCGGCCGTTCCGTTATCGTGGTAGGCCCGGAGCTGAAGCTCCATCAGTGCGGCCTGCCCAAGGAGATGGCTCTGGAGCTCTTCAAGCCCTTCGTCATGAAGAAGCTGGTGGCTTCCGGTGCCGCTCACAACATCAAGTCTGCCAAGCGCATGGTGGAGAGGGCACGTCCTGAGGTTTGGGATGTGCTGGAGGACGTCATCAAAGAGCATCCTGTGCTCCTGAACCGCGCCCCGACCCTGCACCGCCTGGGTATCCAGGCCTTCGAGCCGGTGCTCACCGAGGGCCGCGCCCTGAAGCTCCATCCTCTGGCTTGTACTGCATACAACGCTGACTTCGACGGTGACCAGATGGCTATCCATCTGCCTCTGTCTGCCGAAGCTCAGACTGAGGCCCGCATCCTCATGCTGGCAGCCAACCATATCCTGGCTCCCAAGGACGGCAAGCCTATCATCGTTCCCACCCAGGACATGGTGCTGGGCTGCTACTATCTGACCATCCTGCGTCCCGGCGCCAAGGGCGAGGGCAAGGTGGTCACCGGCATTGCCGAGGCCCTGCTGGCTTACCAGCAGCATGAACTTGACCTGCAGGCTGAGATCCAGGCCCGTTTGGGTGATAAAGGGCTGGTCAAGACCTCCCTGGGCCGCATGATCTTCAATGAGATCCTGCCTGAGGAACTGCGCCAGTATCATAAGGACAAGGAAACCGGCCAGTGGATCCTGGGCGAGGGCATGAAGAAGAAGCAGCTGGGCAAGCTGGTGGCTAACTGCTATAACCACTTCGGCGCTACCAAGACCGCTGAGGTCATCGATAACGTCAAGAATCTCGGTTACCACTACGCCTGCGTGGCAGGTATGACGGTGGCTATTTCCGACGTCATCGTGCCGCCCCAGAAGAAGACCCTGATTGCAGATACCCAGAAGGTGGTCAACAAGGTGGAGCGCCAGTTCGCCCGCGGCCTTATCACCGAGGACGAGCGCTATCGCAAGGTAGTGGGCCTCTGGTCCAAGACCACTGATGACGTGGCAGATGCCATGATGGACAACATGGACGCCTTCAACCCCATCTTCATGATGGCCGACTCCGGCGCCCGTGGTAACAAGCAGCAGATGCGTCAGCTGGCAGGCATGCGCGGCCTCATGGCCGATCCTTCCGGTAAGATCATCGACCTGCCCATCACGGCCAACTTCCGTGAGGGTCTGTCCGTATCCGATTACTTCATTTCTTCCCATGGCGCCCGCAAGGGTCTGGCAGATACCGCACTGCGTACGGCAGACTCCGGTTATCTGACCCGTCGTCTGGTTGACGTGGCACAGGATGTCATCGTCCGTGAGGAGGACTGTGACGTTTCCACCCTGAACCTGGTTCAGGCTCGTGCCCGCCTTTCTGAGTCCACTTTTGACGCGCTGGAAATCCTCAACGACAGCCTCATGGGCCGTCTGCTGGGGGCTGATGTGCTTGATCCTGAGACCAAGGAAGTGCTCTTGAAGCGCGACACCATCCTGTCCGAGGAAGAGCTTACCCTCATCGGTGAGAAGGAAATCCGCGAGATTATGGTACGCGGGTCCTCACTGGCTTCCGAGGCTGCCATCAGCAATGCCATGATCACCGAGCCCATCACTTTGGGCGAGCCTGATGAGGCTGCCCGCAAGAAGGCTCGTGAGACCATGATTCACGAGATGAACGGCAAGGAAATCACCCGTGATGTGCTGGCCCTGGACGGCAGCGTAGTGCTGCCTGCCGGTGAGCACCTCACCGAGGAGATTTTCGAGACCATCATGGCTTCCGATGCCAAGGAGCTCCATGTCCGCGACAACAACGTCCGCGGCATTGAGGTTGAGGCTATCATGGAAGGCGATGGTGTCATCGAGTCTCTGGCAGAGCGTATCGTGGGCCGTGTGCTGGCTGAGGACATTGACGATCCTGAAACCGGCGAGCGCATTGCTTCTGTCAACGACAGCGTGGATGAGGACCTGGCCAAGCGCATTGAGAAGGTCCGCAAGACCGTTTCCATCCGCAGCGTGCTGACCTGTAAGTCTCAGTTCGGCGTCTGCATGAAATGCTATGGCCGTGACCTGGCTAACCAGAGCGAGGTCGAGATCGGCGAGGCTGTTGGCATCATCGCAGCCCAGTCCATCGGCGAGCCTGGTACTCAGCTTACCATGCGTACCTTCCACTCCGGCGGTGTGGCCGGTGACGATATCACCCAGGGTCTTCCCCGTGTCGAGGAGCTCTTCGAGGCCCGTAAGCCCAAACATCATGCCATTATTGCTGAAATCGAGGGCGATGCCCAGGTGGAGGACAACGGCAAGGGCATGCGCAAGGTCACCATCGTGCCTGCTGAAGGCGAGGCACGCGAGTATGCCGTGCCTTATGGCGCCCGTATGGCAGCTAAGCAGGGCATGCACATGAAGCCTGGTGACAAGATTACCGAGGGTTCCGTGAACCCCCATGACATCCTGCGTGTCTGCGGCCTCCAGGCCACCCAGCGCTACCTGGTTTACGAAGTGCAGAAAGTGTACAAGTCCCAGGGCGTTGAGATCAACGACAAGCACATCGAGGTCATGGTGCGCCAGATGCTCCACAAGGTGAAGATTGAGGAGTCCGGTACTACGGACTTCCTGCCTGGCGAGTACATCGACATCAACTCCTTCGAGACTGCCAACACCAAGGCTATCGAGGAAGGCGGTGAGCCCGCAGTGGCCAAGCCCATCCTCCTTGGTATCACCAAGGCTTCCCTTGCTACGGATTCCTTCCTGTCAGCGGCTTCCTTCCAGGAGACCACCCGTGTCCTCACGGATGCTGCCATCAAGGGCAAGGTCGATCCGCTCATCGGCCTTAAGGAGAACGTCATCATCGGCAAGCTCATCCCTGCCGGTACCGGCATGAGCCGTTACCGCGGCCTGAAGGTTGTGGACAACGACCCGAAGCCGGAGGAGGCTGCTGAGGAAACAGATGTAACTACTGCCTAA
- the rpoB gene encoding DNA-directed RNA polymerase subunit beta yields the protein MFNPVPVGKRTRYSYARIKEVMEMPHLLDIQRASYKWFLDEGLQEIFRDISPIQDFSGNLVLSFESFSMGEPKYDLDECKERDVTWAAPLRVNVRLINRETGEIKEQEVFMGDFPLMTDTGTFIINGAERVIVSQLVRSPGAYYGEEIDPTGKKLYNATVIPNRGAWIELETDTNDIVSVRIDRTRKMPVTYFIRALGFASDQEILQLFGNDPRIAATIERDGEEVKSQGKAVVEIYKRLRPGEPANEDNAQQLLDSLFFDPKRYDLATVGRYKLTKKLGWKRRIRGRVLAEPIVDQATGEIVIPAKEVVTEEMLDAVSAEREREIFGEGNIIELYLLKKDGTKMKLLCSPTLEMHDRTITRNDIMASINYLLNLMDEVGATDDIDHLGNRRVRAVGELLQNQFRIGLSRMERVVRERMTIQDVDVITPQALINIRPVVAAVKEFFGSSQLSQFMDQHNPLSELTHKRRLSALGPGGLSRERAGFEVRDVHNSHYGRMCPVESPEGPNIGLIGSLATYARVNQFGFMETPYRRVDKENHRVTDDVRYLTADEEDELVIAQANEPLDDNEWFVNERVTARYNEETGLHGRDTVDYMDVSPRQVFSIATAMIPFLENDDANRALMGANMQRQAVPLLRTQAPLVGTGMEYKAACDSGVMILARRAGTVEEVSADHIVIRTENGDRDRYKLQKFLRSNQGTCINQLPIVYKGDKVFEKQPIADGPATDHGELALGYNIIVAYMPWEGYNYEDAILLSENLIKRDLYTSIHIEEYECDARDTKLGPEEITRDIPNVAEEALKDLDDEGIISIGADVRPGDILVGKVTPKGETELTAEERLLRAIFGEKAREVRDTSLRVPHGEAGKIVDVKVFSRDNNDELPPGVNRLVRVYIAQKRKISVGDKMSGRHGNKGVVSRIMRQEDMPFLPDGTPVDIMLNPLGVPSRMNIGQVLETHLGMACRNLGMQIKAGDPTVESRLRAAGYDYDKNGMPKPDVAGIHIATPVFDGAGDADVFGTIKAAGLPEDGKTILYDGRTGEPFENRVTVGCVYMLKLHHLVDDKIHARSTGPYSLVTQQPLGGKAQFGGQRFGEMEVWALEAYGAAYTLQEILTVKSDDVVGRVKAYESIVKGENIPESGVPESFKVLIKELQSIGLDIKVLNEDAKEIEITDDDDEDINETAKKLDLDVAGVDPNKEGAPVPSAGADSYDEGASSDDEQVDPEEISEGIIADIGSMMEETDMDNGEGEE from the coding sequence ATGTTTAATCCTGTGCCGGTGGGCAAAAGAACCAGGTATAGCTACGCCAGAATCAAGGAAGTCATGGAAATGCCTCACCTGCTGGATATCCAGCGGGCGAGCTACAAGTGGTTCCTGGATGAGGGGCTGCAGGAAATCTTCCGTGACATTTCTCCAATTCAGGATTTCTCCGGAAATCTCGTACTCTCCTTTGAAAGCTTTTCTATGGGAGAGCCTAAGTATGACCTCGATGAGTGCAAAGAGCGTGACGTGACCTGGGCTGCGCCCCTGCGCGTCAATGTGCGTCTCATCAACCGTGAGACCGGCGAAATCAAGGAGCAGGAAGTTTTCATGGGGGATTTCCCCCTGATGACCGACACGGGCACCTTTATCATCAATGGTGCAGAGCGTGTCATCGTCAGCCAGCTGGTTCGTTCTCCCGGCGCTTACTATGGCGAGGAGATCGATCCCACCGGCAAGAAGCTCTACAATGCTACCGTCATCCCTAACCGTGGTGCCTGGATTGAGCTGGAGACGGATACCAATGATATCGTATCTGTCCGCATCGACCGCACCCGCAAGATGCCCGTGACCTATTTCATACGGGCTTTGGGCTTTGCCTCTGACCAGGAAATTCTCCAGCTCTTTGGCAATGACCCTCGCATTGCTGCCACCATCGAGCGTGACGGTGAGGAAGTCAAGAGCCAGGGCAAGGCTGTGGTGGAGATTTACAAGCGTCTCCGTCCCGGTGAGCCTGCCAACGAGGACAACGCCCAGCAGCTTTTGGACTCCCTGTTCTTCGATCCCAAGCGTTATGACCTGGCTACTGTGGGCCGCTACAAGCTCACCAAGAAGCTGGGCTGGAAGCGCCGTATCCGCGGCCGGGTCCTGGCTGAGCCCATTGTGGATCAGGCCACTGGCGAGATTGTCATTCCCGCCAAAGAGGTTGTCACCGAGGAGATGCTGGACGCTGTCAGCGCAGAGCGTGAGCGCGAGATCTTCGGTGAGGGCAACATCATCGAGCTGTACCTCCTGAAGAAGGATGGCACGAAGATGAAGCTCCTGTGCTCTCCGACTCTGGAGATGCATGACCGTACGATTACCCGCAACGACATTATGGCATCCATCAACTACCTGCTGAACCTGATGGATGAGGTGGGTGCCACCGATGACATCGACCATCTGGGCAACCGCCGCGTCCGTGCGGTGGGCGAGCTGTTGCAGAATCAGTTCCGCATCGGTCTTTCCCGCATGGAGCGCGTGGTGCGCGAGCGCATGACCATCCAGGATGTGGATGTCATCACGCCCCAGGCCCTTATCAATATTCGTCCTGTGGTGGCTGCCGTGAAGGAATTCTTCGGTTCCTCCCAGCTGTCCCAGTTCATGGATCAGCATAACCCCCTGTCCGAGCTCACTCATAAGCGCCGCCTCTCAGCCCTTGGCCCCGGCGGTCTGTCCCGTGAGCGCGCAGGTTTCGAGGTTCGCGACGTTCACAACTCCCATTACGGCCGTATGTGCCCGGTTGAGTCTCCTGAAGGACCGAACATCGGTCTGATCGGCTCCCTGGCTACCTATGCCCGCGTAAATCAGTTCGGTTTCATGGAGACTCCTTATCGCCGCGTGGATAAGGAGAACCATCGCGTGACCGACGATGTACGTTACCTTACTGCTGACGAGGAGGACGAGCTGGTCATTGCTCAGGCCAACGAGCCTTTGGATGACAACGAGTGGTTCGTCAACGAGCGCGTTACCGCCCGTTACAATGAAGAAACCGGCCTCCATGGCCGTGATACCGTAGACTACATGGACGTGAGCCCCCGTCAGGTGTTCTCCATCGCTACGGCCATGATTCCCTTCCTGGAGAACGATGACGCCAACCGTGCCCTCATGGGTGCGAACATGCAGCGTCAGGCTGTGCCTCTCCTCCGTACCCAGGCACCTCTGGTAGGTACCGGCATGGAGTACAAGGCAGCCTGCGACTCTGGCGTCATGATCCTGGCCAGGCGTGCAGGCACGGTTGAGGAAGTTTCCGCTGACCACATTGTCATTCGTACGGAAAACGGCGACCGTGACCGTTACAAGCTGCAGAAGTTCCTGCGTTCCAACCAGGGCACCTGCATCAACCAGCTGCCGATTGTCTACAAGGGAGACAAGGTCTTCGAGAAGCAGCCTATTGCTGACGGTCCTGCTACTGACCACGGCGAGCTGGCCCTTGGCTACAACATCATTGTTGCCTACATGCCTTGGGAAGGCTACAACTATGAGGATGCTATCCTCCTTTCCGAGAACCTCATCAAGCGCGACCTCTATACCTCTATCCACATCGAGGAATACGAGTGCGATGCCCGCGACACCAAGCTGGGCCCTGAGGAAATCACCCGCGATATCCCCAATGTGGCTGAGGAAGCTCTGAAGGATCTGGATGATGAAGGTATCATCTCCATCGGTGCTGACGTGCGTCCTGGCGATATCCTGGTGGGCAAGGTCACTCCCAAGGGAGAGACTGAGCTGACCGCAGAGGAGCGCCTCCTGCGCGCCATCTTCGGTGAGAAGGCCCGCGAGGTTCGCGATACTTCCCTGCGTGTGCCCCATGGCGAGGCAGGCAAGATCGTGGACGTGAAGGTCTTCAGCCGCGACAACAACGACGAGCTGCCCCCTGGCGTGAACCGCCTGGTGCGTGTCTATATTGCCCAGAAGCGCAAGATTTCCGTGGGTGACAAGATGTCCGGCCGTCACGGCAACAAGGGTGTCGTGTCCCGCATCATGCGCCAGGAGGATATGCCTTTCCTGCCGGACGGCACTCCCGTCGATATCATGCTGAACCCCCTGGGCGTGCCTTCCCGTATGAACATCGGGCAGGTACTGGAGACTCACCTTGGCATGGCCTGCCGCAATCTGGGCATGCAGATCAAGGCTGGCGATCCCACAGTGGAGAGCAGGCTCCGGGCTGCAGGTTATGATTATGACAAGAACGGCATGCCCAAGCCCGATGTGGCAGGCATCCATATCGCTACCCCGGTCTTTGACGGTGCCGGTGATGCTGATGTGTTTGGCACCATCAAGGCAGCCGGCCTGCCTGAGGATGGCAAGACCATCCTCTATGATGGACGTACTGGTGAGCCTTTCGAGAACCGTGTCACCGTGGGCTGCGTGTATATGCTGAAGCTCCACCATCTGGTTGACGATAAGATTCATGCCCGTTCCACCGGCCCGTACTCCCTGGTTACCCAGCAGCCTCTGGGCGGCAAGGCCCAGTTTGGCGGCCAGCGCTTCGGCGAGATGGAGGTTTGGGCACTGGAGGCTTACGGCGCAGCTTACACCCTCCAGGAAATCCTCACGGTCAAGTCCGATGACGTGGTGGGCCGCGTGAAGGCTTACGAGTCCATCGTCAAGGGCGAGAATATCCCCGAGTCCGGTGTGCCTGAGTCCTTTAAGGTGCTCATCAAGGAGCTCCAGTCCATTGGCTTGGACATCAAGGTGCTCAATGAGGATGCCAAGGAAATCGAAATCACCGATGATGACGATGAAGATATCAATGAGACAGCCAAGAAGCTGGATCTGGATGTGGCTGGGGTTGACCCCAACAAGGAAGGTGCTCCTGTGCCCAGCGCAGGTGCTGATTCCTATGATGAAGGAGCTTCCTCGGATGATGAGCAGGTTGATCCGGAAGAGATTTCCGAAGGCATCATCGCCGACATTGGCAGCATGATGGAAGAAACCGACATGGATAACGGCGAAGGCGAGGAATAA
- a CDS encoding DUF3791 domain-containing protein produces MNQDTMEFVIYMIHACANKWHLSPKQVYHKLQETGCIDGYLVPNYDILHTQGSGYLIDDIAEYLRIRGVAV; encoded by the coding sequence ATGAATCAGGATACTATGGAATTTGTGATCTATATGATTCACGCCTGTGCCAATAAATGGCATCTATCGCCGAAGCAGGTCTACCATAAATTACAAGAAACGGGCTGCATAGATGGATATCTGGTGCCCAATTACGATATCCTGCATACCCAGGGGAGTGGCTATTTGATAGATGATATTGCAGAGTACCTGCGGATAAGAGGGGTGGCAGTATGA
- a CDS encoding nucleotidyltransferase substrate binding protein → MYTIEHRQEDYHRVLERLQSALQKEPDADEIYLDATIQRFEFSFELAWKLMKAVLEYEGIEVSSPRSSIREGWKAGLIADAETWLDMQEKRNLFTHIYDEFTALEVYRQIKEKYVALLVAWDEEVQRRLLETGAI, encoded by the coding sequence ATGTATACTATAGAGCATAGGCAGGAAGATTATCACCGCGTACTGGAGCGCTTGCAGTCTGCTTTGCAGAAAGAGCCTGATGCTGATGAGATATACCTGGATGCCACCATTCAGCGCTTTGAGTTTTCCTTTGAGCTGGCGTGGAAACTGATGAAAGCTGTGCTGGAGTATGAGGGCATCGAAGTCAGCAGTCCCCGCTCCAGCATTAGGGAGGGCTGGAAGGCGGGGCTGATAGCTGATGCAGAGACATGGCTTGACATGCAGGAGAAGCGTAATCTGTTTACCCATATCTATGATGAGTTTACGGCATTGGAGGTCTATCGCCAGATAAAGGAAAAGTATGTGGCGCTCTTAGTGGCTTGGGATGAGGAAGTTCAGAGGAGATTGTTGGAGACTGGGGCAATCTGA